The Sphaeramia orbicularis chromosome 16, fSphaOr1.1, whole genome shotgun sequence genome window below encodes:
- the LOC115436302 gene encoding zinc finger protein 239-like translates to MDGRPTCDQCGKTFTIMSGLKKHLRIHTGERPYECDQCGKTFTTARSLKKHQRIHTGERPFECDQCGNAFATASELKRHQRIHTGERPYECDQCGNAFTTASSLKIHQRIHTGEKPYECDQCGNAFTTASYLKIHQRIHTGERPYECDQCGNSFTTVSDLKIHQRIHTGERPYECDQCGNAFTRASDLKIHQRIHTGERPYECDQCGNAFTTASYLKIHQRTHTGERPFECDQCGKAFTTASRLKIHQRIHIGERPYECDHCGKTYRFLSALHTHRRVHHTKLMYPCDRCTKIFWSSSSYKCHQQTHIGENPTQCRFCDRFFCHRLTMYQT, encoded by the exons tgtggaaagactttcaccataATGAGTGGGCTGAAGAAACACCtacgcattcacactggagaaaggccatatgagtgtgaccagtgtggaaagactttcaccacagcaagatccctaaaaaaacaccaacgcatccatactggagaaagaccatttgagtgtgaccagtgtggaaatgcttttgCTACAGCAAGTGAACTAAAaagacaccaacgcatccacactggagaaagaccgtatgagtgtgaccagtgtggaaatgctttcaccac agcaagttccctaaaaatccaccaacgcatccacactggagaaaaaccgtatgagtgtgaccagtgtggaaatgctttcaccacagcaagttacctaaaaatccaccaacgcatccacactggagaaagaccgtatgagtgtgaccagtgtggaaattcTTTCACCACAGTTAGTgatctaaaaatccaccaacgcatccacactggagaaagaccatatgagtgtgaccagtgtggcaATGCTTTCACCAGAGCCAGTGATcttaaaatccaccaacgcatccacactggagaaagaccgtatgagtgtgaccagtgtggaaatgctttcaccacagcaagttacctaaaaatccaccaacgcactCACACTGGGGAAAGACCAtttgagtgtgaccagtgtggaaaggctttcaccacagcaagtaggttaaaaatccaccaacgtatTCACattggagaaagaccatatgagtgtgaccattgtggaaagacttacagattcctgTCTGCATTACATACTCACCGCCGTGTTCACCACACAAAGTTGATGTATCCCTGTGATAGGTGCACAAAGATATTCTGGTCCTCTTCCTCTTACAAGTGTCACCAACAGACCCATATTGGAGAGAATCCCACTCAGTGCAGATTCTGTGACAGATTTTTTTGTCACAGGTTAACAATGTACCAAACATGA